From a region of the Desulfuromonas sp. KJ2020 genome:
- the rpsA gene encoding 30S ribosomal protein S1: MVDDRWEDEENDGEESFAELLEQSFVGGKSLTPGQKVEADILQITADWVFLDVGQKGEGVLDRKELLDAEGKLTVTEGDRISAYFVSRAGGELRFTTRMGGAGTGSAQLEEAWRSGIPVDGLVEKEIKGGYEVKLAGQVRAFCPYSQMALRRTEDPGQFVGRHLPFKISRYEEQGRNIVVSHRVILEEEQQQQREQLRQTLQEGMTVAGTVTSLRDFGAFVDIGGLEGLLPISEVGWGRVEDIGEVLAVGQPVQVVIKKLDWDNQRFSFSLKETLADPWERAPLQFPEGSVQQGQVARLTPFGAFVTLADGIDGLIHISKLGAGKRINHPREVVQEGQRLEVRVESVDSQSRRISLALAGTETESKAVEVQEDFGAYLKEQPASSMGTLGDLLRQADRKKK; the protein is encoded by the coding sequence ATGGTGGATGATCGCTGGGAAGACGAAGAAAACGACGGGGAAGAGAGCTTTGCCGAACTGCTGGAACAGAGCTTTGTTGGCGGGAAGAGTCTAACACCGGGCCAGAAGGTGGAGGCGGACATCCTCCAGATTACGGCCGATTGGGTCTTTCTCGATGTCGGCCAGAAGGGCGAGGGGGTGCTCGATCGCAAGGAACTCCTTGATGCCGAAGGGAAGCTGACTGTCACCGAAGGTGACCGGATCTCAGCCTATTTCGTTTCTCGCGCCGGCGGGGAACTGCGTTTCACCACCCGCATGGGAGGCGCTGGCACCGGCAGCGCCCAGCTGGAAGAAGCCTGGCGCAGCGGCATCCCCGTGGACGGCCTGGTGGAAAAAGAGATCAAGGGGGGCTACGAGGTCAAATTGGCCGGTCAGGTGCGGGCCTTCTGCCCCTACTCGCAGATGGCCCTGCGCCGCACCGAGGACCCGGGTCAGTTCGTCGGGCGCCATCTGCCCTTCAAAATCAGCCGCTATGAAGAGCAGGGGCGCAACATCGTGGTGTCCCACCGGGTCATTCTGGAAGAGGAACAGCAACAGCAGCGGGAACAGCTGCGGCAGACCCTGCAGGAAGGGATGACCGTGGCTGGCACCGTTACTTCTCTGCGCGATTTCGGCGCCTTTGTCGATATTGGCGGCCTCGAGGGGCTACTGCCCATCTCGGAAGTGGGCTGGGGGCGGGTTGAGGATATCGGCGAGGTTCTCGCCGTTGGCCAGCCGGTGCAGGTGGTCATCAAGAAGCTCGATTGGGACAATCAGCGATTTTCCTTCAGCCTGAAGGAGACCCTGGCCGATCCCTGGGAGCGGGCGCCTCTGCAGTTCCCCGAGGGTTCCGTGCAGCAGGGCCAGGTCGCGCGCCTGACGCCTTTTGGCGCCTTTGTCACCCTCGCCGACGGTATCGACGGCCTCATTCATATCTCCAAGCTCGGCGCGGGCAAGCGCATCAACCACCCCCGCGAGGTTGTGCAAGAAGGGCAGCGCCTGGAAGTGCGGGTCGAATCGGTGGACAGTCAGAGCCGCCGCATCTCCCTGGCTTTGGCCGGTACTGAAACCGAGAGCAAAGCGGTCGAGGTCCAGGAAGATTTCGGCGCCTACCTAAAGGAGCAGCCGGCCTCCTCCATGGGGACCCTAGGCGATCTGTTGCGTCAGGCCGACCGTAAGAAGAAGTAG
- a CDS encoding TIGR03960 family B12-binding radical SAM protein, which translates to MSRNDLHHIFSQINRPSRYLGGELGSIKKDQETVDLRFALAFPDVYEVGMSHLGFAILYSVLNTQASIAAERVYAPWPDMEAHLRASDTPLASLETERPLADFDLVGFTLQYELSYSNVLNMLDLGGIPRRRQQRADTHPLVVVGGPCAYNPEPLADFFDCAVIGDAEEAVIELCEAVRASKAAQEDRDTLLRRLSVIEGVYVPSLFEVRYHEDGTVAAIQPETADYPRVHRRFLNDLETAPYPTAPIVPFMNTVHNRVAMEIARGCTRGCRFCQAGYIYRPVRERSPQKIVELIDQALEGSGYEEVSLLSLSTGDYSCIEPLLKELMNRYARRKVAVSLPSLRVGSLTPELMEEIKKVRKTGFTLAPEAGTERLRQVINKGITEEDLLTATHNAFTLGWRRIKLYFMMGLPTETDEDIEAIIDLAVKVKRSGKGTEGGADVAPSVSTFVPKAHTPFQWEAQIGIDETLRRQHLLRDGLKNRKMRLKWHDAQLSFLEGVFARGDRRLGQVLERAVDLGCRFDGWQEHFNFERWMQAFAESGLEPAWYLRERSEEETLPWDHLDCGIPKAFFRQERQRALTGTYTPDCRTGPCSQCGVCDFDQLRMRLTATTAVVKSLETAADNKPVSEERYKVRLRVRKEGKARFVGHLEFMTLFHRAVRRGHIPVRFSAGFSPQPRISFPDALPTGVESDAEIIDLELFQPWTSQQVVSTLNAQLPEGFRVLEGAGLPWQTPSPSACIREVIYRVELPQEVPADLPERLAAFLDAAEVPHSKEKGRQTVNVDMRPWVLGLDLADGALMLHMKQGSPTALTAHLLGLSPDQVRALRIRKTATVLDQ; encoded by the coding sequence TTGTCCCGCAACGACTTACACCATATTTTTTCTCAGATCAATCGCCCTTCGCGCTACCTGGGCGGCGAACTGGGCAGCATCAAAAAAGACCAGGAAACGGTCGACCTGCGCTTTGCCCTGGCCTTCCCCGATGTCTACGAAGTGGGCATGAGCCACCTGGGCTTCGCCATTCTCTACTCGGTGCTCAACACCCAGGCGTCCATTGCGGCCGAGCGGGTCTATGCGCCCTGGCCCGACATGGAGGCGCATCTGCGCGCCAGCGACACCCCCCTGGCTTCCCTGGAAACGGAACGCCCCCTGGCCGACTTCGACCTGGTAGGCTTCACCCTGCAGTACGAGCTGTCCTACAGCAACGTGCTTAACATGCTCGACCTCGGCGGCATCCCCCGCCGGCGCCAGCAACGCGCCGACACCCACCCCCTGGTGGTCGTCGGCGGCCCCTGCGCCTACAACCCCGAGCCCCTGGCCGACTTCTTCGACTGCGCCGTGATCGGCGACGCCGAGGAGGCGGTGATCGAACTCTGCGAGGCTGTCCGCGCCTCCAAGGCCGCCCAGGAGGATCGCGACACCTTGCTGCGCCGGCTGAGCGTCATCGAAGGCGTCTACGTGCCGTCTCTGTTTGAGGTACGCTACCACGAGGATGGCACCGTCGCCGCCATCCAGCCGGAAACAGCCGACTATCCCCGCGTCCACCGGCGCTTTCTCAACGACCTGGAGACCGCCCCTTACCCCACGGCGCCCATTGTCCCCTTCATGAATACCGTGCATAACCGCGTCGCCATGGAAATCGCCCGCGGCTGCACCCGCGGCTGTCGTTTCTGCCAGGCGGGTTATATCTATCGGCCGGTGCGCGAGCGCAGTCCGCAAAAGATTGTCGAACTTATCGACCAGGCGTTGGAAGGTTCCGGCTACGAGGAAGTCTCCCTCCTCTCCCTGTCAACCGGCGACTACAGCTGCATCGAACCGCTGCTTAAAGAATTGATGAACCGCTACGCCCGCCGCAAGGTGGCGGTGTCCCTCCCCAGCCTGCGCGTCGGCTCGCTGACGCCGGAGTTGATGGAAGAGATCAAAAAAGTGCGCAAGACCGGCTTCACCCTCGCCCCCGAGGCCGGAACCGAGCGCCTGCGCCAGGTCATCAACAAGGGGATCACCGAAGAAGATCTGCTCACCGCCACCCACAACGCTTTCACTTTGGGCTGGCGCCGCATCAAACTCTATTTCATGATGGGCCTGCCCACGGAGACCGATGAGGACATCGAGGCCATCATCGATCTGGCCGTCAAGGTCAAGCGCAGCGGCAAGGGGACGGAAGGCGGCGCCGACGTGGCCCCTTCCGTGTCGACTTTCGTGCCCAAGGCCCATACCCCCTTTCAATGGGAAGCGCAGATCGGTATCGACGAGACGCTACGCCGCCAGCACCTGCTGCGCGATGGCCTGAAAAACCGCAAGATGCGCCTGAAATGGCACGACGCCCAGCTCTCCTTTCTCGAAGGGGTCTTCGCCCGGGGCGATCGGCGCCTGGGCCAGGTGCTCGAACGGGCGGTCGATCTCGGCTGCCGCTTTGATGGCTGGCAGGAACACTTCAATTTTGAGCGCTGGATGCAGGCTTTCGCCGAGAGCGGCCTCGAACCCGCCTGGTATCTGCGCGAGCGCTCGGAGGAGGAGACCCTGCCCTGGGACCACCTCGATTGCGGCATCCCCAAGGCCTTTTTCAGGCAGGAACGTCAACGGGCTCTGACGGGGACCTATACCCCCGACTGCCGCACCGGGCCGTGCAGTCAGTGCGGCGTCTGCGATTTCGACCAGCTGCGCATGCGCCTGACTGCCACGACGGCAGTGGTCAAGTCCCTGGAAACCGCGGCGGATAATAAACCGGTCAGCGAGGAGCGCTACAAGGTGCGCCTGCGGGTGCGCAAAGAGGGCAAGGCCCGCTTCGTCGGCCATCTCGAATTCATGACCCTCTTTCACCGGGCGGTGCGCCGGGGGCACATTCCGGTCCGCTTCTCGGCCGGGTTCAGCCCGCAGCCGCGCATCTCTTTCCCCGACGCGCTGCCAACGGGGGTCGAAAGCGACGCCGAGATCATTGACCTCGAGCTCTTTCAGCCCTGGACGTCCCAGCAGGTCGTCAGCACCCTGAACGCCCAGCTGCCCGAAGGCTTCCGGGTGCTGGAGGGGGCCGGCCTGCCTTGGCAGACCCCTTCGCCCTCGGCCTGTATTCGGGAAGTTATTTATCGCGTCGAGCTACCGCAAGAGGTACCCGCCGATCTGCCGGAACGCCTCGCCGCCTTTCTGGACGCGGCCGAAGTGCCGCACAGCAAGGAGAAGGGTCGCCAGACCGTCAACGTCGATATGCGCCCCTGGGTCCTCGGCCTGGATCTGGCCGACGGTGCCCTGATGCTGCACATGAAGCAGGGCAGCCCCACCGCCCTGACCGCCCACCTGCTCGGCCTTTCGCCGGATCAGGTACGGGCGCTACGCATCCGCAAGACGGCGACGGTGCTCGACCAATAG
- a CDS encoding Rne/Rng family ribonuclease, with translation MTKELVINTTSHETRVALLESGHIAELYIERSRERGIVGNIYQGKVIRVLPGMQAAFVDIGLEKAAFLYVADVLDEMEAVEQFVEGASQHAKPSEGGDDDRPPLPPIEDLLQEGQIILAQVAKEPIGTKGARITSHISLPGRHLVYMPTVDHIGISRRIENEEEKDRLRLIIESIRPQGTGFIVRTAAEGKSEEDLRADVEFLVGLWKDIAKRKENKKAPCLIHSDLDVTSKVLRDILTEDVRRIVVDSQEEHDKIVRFLQTFMPKLNVDIELYDQDEPIFDAFGLEVEIARALGRKVWLKSGGYIIIEQTEALTAIDVNTGRFVGKHNLEDTILKTNLEAVKEIAFQLRLRNIGGLIIIDFIDMEKELHREKVHSALEEALKNDKSKTNILKISELGLVEMTRKRVRESIGRTLCEPCPYCEGKGYVKSRTTLAYEVFREIRREIRDLPGYRLTLQVHPDIAALLYDEERHGIEELERQFEKQISITARPNFHIEQFDILVG, from the coding sequence ATGACCAAAGAGCTGGTCATCAACACCACCTCCCACGAAACCCGTGTCGCCCTGCTGGAGAGCGGGCACATCGCCGAACTCTATATTGAACGGAGTCGGGAACGGGGGATCGTGGGCAACATCTACCAGGGGAAGGTCATCCGGGTTCTGCCCGGCATGCAGGCGGCCTTCGTCGACATCGGCCTGGAAAAGGCCGCCTTTCTCTACGTGGCCGACGTCCTCGATGAAATGGAAGCGGTCGAGCAGTTCGTCGAAGGGGCCAGCCAGCACGCCAAGCCCAGCGAAGGCGGGGACGACGATCGACCGCCGCTGCCTCCCATCGAAGACCTGCTGCAGGAAGGACAGATCATCCTGGCCCAGGTCGCCAAGGAGCCCATCGGCACCAAGGGCGCCCGCATCACCTCCCACATTTCGCTGCCGGGCCGCCACCTGGTCTATATGCCGACCGTTGATCACATCGGCATCTCCCGCCGCATCGAAAACGAAGAGGAGAAGGATCGCCTGCGCCTCATCATTGAAAGCATCCGCCCCCAGGGCACCGGCTTCATCGTGCGCACCGCCGCTGAAGGCAAGAGCGAGGAGGATCTGCGCGCCGACGTCGAGTTCCTGGTCGGCCTCTGGAAGGACATCGCCAAGCGCAAGGAGAACAAAAAGGCGCCCTGCCTCATCCATTCGGATCTCGACGTCACCAGCAAGGTGCTGCGCGACATCCTGACCGAGGATGTACGCCGCATCGTGGTCGACTCCCAGGAGGAGCACGACAAGATCGTCCGATTTTTGCAGACCTTCATGCCCAAGCTTAATGTGGACATCGAGCTTTACGACCAGGATGAACCGATCTTCGACGCCTTCGGCCTGGAGGTGGAAATCGCCCGCGCCTTGGGACGCAAGGTGTGGCTCAAGAGCGGCGGTTACATCATCATCGAGCAGACGGAAGCCCTCACCGCCATCGACGTCAACACGGGTCGCTTCGTGGGCAAGCACAACCTGGAGGACACCATCCTCAAGACCAACCTGGAGGCCGTCAAGGAGATCGCCTTTCAGCTGCGCCTGCGCAACATCGGCGGTCTGATCATCATCGATTTCATCGACATGGAAAAGGAGCTGCACCGGGAGAAAGTTCATTCGGCCCTGGAAGAAGCCCTGAAGAACGACAAGAGCAAGACCAACATCCTGAAGATCTCCGAGCTGGGATTGGTGGAAATGACCCGCAAGCGCGTGCGCGAAAGCATCGGGCGCACCCTCTGCGAACCTTGTCCCTACTGCGAAGGCAAGGGCTACGTGAAAAGCCGCACCACCCTGGCCTACGAGGTCTTTCGGGAAATCCGCCGCGAAATCCGCGACCTGCCCGGCTACCGCCTGACCCTGCAGGTCCACCCCGATATCGCCGCCCTGCTCTACGACGAGGAGCGACACGGCATCGAGGAGTTGGAAAGGCAGTTCGAAAAGCAGATCAGCATTACGGCCCGCCCGAACTTCCACATCGAGCAGTTCGATATCCTGGTCGGCTGA
- the rplU gene encoding 50S ribosomal protein L21 — translation MYAVIKTGGKQYKVSEGDLLKVEKLEGAVGDSIELTEVLMVGGEEVKIGAPLLPGAKVKARIVEQDKDKKILVFHSKRRKGYRKTYGHRQPITRLKITGIEA, via the coding sequence ATGTACGCGGTGATCAAAACCGGAGGGAAACAGTACAAAGTATCCGAAGGCGACCTGTTGAAGGTCGAAAAGCTGGAAGGCGCGGTGGGAGATTCCATCGAGCTGACCGAAGTCCTCATGGTTGGCGGAGAAGAGGTTAAAATCGGAGCACCTCTATTGCCTGGCGCGAAAGTCAAAGCGCGGATCGTCGAGCAGGATAAAGACAAGAAGATTCTCGTCTTTCATTCCAAGCGGCGCAAAGGCTATCGCAAGACCTATGGACACCGTCAGCCTATCACTCGCCTGAAAATTACAGGTATTGAGGCGTAA
- the rpmA gene encoding 50S ribosomal protein L27, translating into MAHKKGVGSSRNGRDSAGKRLGVKRFGGEAVTSGSILVRQRGTTFHPGNNVGCGKDYTLYALIDGKVKFERKGKDRQKISVYAD; encoded by the coding sequence ATGGCACACAAAAAAGGAGTTGGTAGCTCTCGTAACGGCCGTGACAGCGCTGGTAAACGCTTGGGCGTCAAGCGCTTTGGTGGTGAAGCCGTAACCTCCGGATCCATCCTGGTCCGGCAGCGTGGCACGACCTTCCACCCCGGCAACAACGTGGGCTGCGGCAAGGATTACACCCTTTACGCGCTGATCGACGGCAAAGTCAAGTTCGAGCGCAAAGGCAAAGATCGCCAGAAAATCAGCGTCTACGCTGACTGA
- the obgE gene encoding GTPase ObgE: MRFVDSVKIFVKAGDGGRGCLSFRREKFVPMGGPDGGDGGHGGDVYFEVDSNLSTLLDFRYKVHYKAERGGHGMGKNMHGKSGEALVIHVPAGTLIYDADTDEQLADLTEAGQQVRLLKGGMGGRGNARFATSTNRAPRHTQPGTPGEERALRLELKLLADVGLVGLPNAGKSTLIAATSAARPKIADYPFTTLVPNLGVVRYGGFKTFVMADIPGLIEGASEGQGLGTRFLRHVERTDLFLHLVDLSGMQQGDPLENFRIINQELARHNPEMMQKTQFVVLSKLDVTEVREQVDAVRPFFEQQGFRVFPLSAITGEGVKELVESIGQELDRRRESPVADTVSEP, translated from the coding sequence ATGCGTTTTGTTGATTCCGTAAAAATCTTTGTCAAGGCCGGCGACGGCGGTCGCGGCTGCCTCTCTTTCCGCCGGGAGAAATTCGTGCCCATGGGCGGTCCCGACGGCGGCGACGGCGGCCATGGCGGCGACGTGTACTTCGAAGTCGACTCCAACCTCTCGACCCTGCTCGATTTTCGCTACAAGGTTCACTACAAGGCCGAACGCGGCGGCCACGGCATGGGCAAGAACATGCACGGCAAATCCGGTGAGGCCCTGGTCATCCACGTCCCGGCTGGCACCCTCATCTACGATGCCGACACCGACGAGCAGCTGGCCGACCTTACCGAAGCCGGTCAGCAGGTGCGCCTCCTCAAGGGCGGCATGGGCGGACGCGGCAACGCCCGCTTTGCGACCAGCACCAATCGCGCTCCTCGCCATACCCAGCCGGGCACGCCCGGAGAGGAACGCGCCCTGCGTCTTGAACTCAAACTGCTGGCCGATGTCGGCCTGGTCGGTCTGCCCAATGCCGGCAAATCCACCCTGATTGCCGCCACCTCGGCGGCCCGCCCCAAAATCGCCGACTATCCCTTCACTACCCTGGTGCCGAACCTCGGTGTTGTGCGCTACGGCGGCTTCAAAACCTTCGTCATGGCCGACATTCCCGGCCTGATTGAAGGCGCCAGCGAGGGACAGGGGCTCGGAACCCGGTTTTTACGCCACGTCGAACGCACGGATCTTTTTCTGCACCTGGTCGACCTGTCGGGCATGCAGCAGGGGGACCCCCTGGAAAACTTCCGCATTATCAATCAGGAACTGGCCCGCCACAACCCCGAGATGATGCAGAAGACCCAGTTTGTCGTGCTGTCCAAACTCGATGTCACGGAAGTGCGGGAACAGGTCGACGCCGTTCGCCCTTTCTTTGAGCAGCAAGGCTTTCGTGTCTTCCCCCTCTCGGCCATCACCGGCGAGGGCGTCAAGGAGCTGGTGGAAAGTATTGGACAGGAACTGGACCGCCGCCGGGAAAGCCCCGTGGCCGACACCGTCAGCGAACCTTGA
- the proB gene encoding glutamate 5-kinase, producing the protein MIKNLLSHVRRVVIKIGSGVISNEEGLDPAVIANLTDEVGHLLDRGFEVILVSSGAVAAGKGALGISGRPQTIPLKQAAAAIGQTRLMRCYKDAFLEQGRTVAQVLLTRDDLANRRRYLNARNTLMTLLDHRIIPIINENDTVVVEEIRFGDNDNLSAMVTNLVEANLLVILSDVNGLHDRDPRKDPKARLIPVVERITPEIEEMAGGSGTLGTGGMGTKLKAAKRATLYGVGTAIINGTIPGNLRRLFEGEEVGTYFLPARNRMAAKKHWIAFTKKPRGKLFLDEGAVKALLEGHKSLLPSGIKGVEGGFDRGDAVRLYTLAGEELGKGVTNYSLAELLPIMGKKSTEIEKILGYKYGDEIIHRDNLVLNG; encoded by the coding sequence ATGATCAAGAATCTGCTTTCCCATGTGCGGCGTGTCGTCATCAAGATCGGCAGCGGCGTCATCTCCAACGAGGAAGGCCTCGACCCCGCCGTCATAGCCAATCTGACCGACGAGGTCGGCCATTTGCTCGACCGCGGCTTCGAAGTCATCCTCGTCTCCTCCGGGGCCGTGGCGGCAGGCAAGGGCGCCCTCGGCATCAGCGGCCGCCCCCAGACCATCCCCCTGAAGCAGGCCGCCGCCGCCATCGGCCAGACCCGCCTGATGCGCTGTTACAAGGACGCCTTTCTCGAGCAGGGACGGACGGTGGCTCAGGTCCTGCTTACCCGCGACGATCTCGCCAACCGGCGCCGCTATCTGAATGCCCGCAACACACTGATGACCCTGCTCGACCACCGCATCATCCCCATCATCAACGAAAACGACACCGTCGTGGTCGAAGAGATCCGCTTTGGCGACAATGACAACCTCTCCGCCATGGTCACCAACCTGGTGGAAGCCAATTTGCTGGTTATCCTCTCCGACGTCAATGGCCTGCATGACCGGGACCCGCGCAAGGATCCCAAGGCCCGACTGATCCCCGTGGTCGAACGCATCACCCCCGAGATCGAAGAGATGGCCGGCGGCAGCGGCACCCTGGGAACCGGCGGCATGGGCACCAAACTCAAGGCCGCCAAACGCGCCACCCTCTACGGTGTCGGCACTGCCATCATCAACGGCACTATCCCCGGCAACCTGCGTCGCCTCTTTGAAGGCGAAGAGGTCGGCACCTATTTTCTACCCGCCCGCAACCGCATGGCGGCCAAAAAACACTGGATCGCCTTTACCAAAAAGCCGCGCGGCAAACTCTTCCTCGACGAAGGAGCCGTCAAGGCGCTGCTAGAAGGGCACAAAAGCCTGCTCCCTTCCGGAATCAAGGGCGTGGAAGGGGGATTCGACCGCGGCGACGCCGTACGCCTCTACACCTTGGCCGGCGAGGAACTTGGCAAAGGGGTCACCAACTACTCCCTGGCCGAACTCCTTCCCATCATGGGTAAAAAATCGACGGAGATCGAAAAAATCCTCGGCTACAAGTACGGCGACGAGATTATCCACCGGGACAACCTCGTTCTCAACGGCTGA
- a CDS encoding glutamate-5-semialdehyde dehydrogenase, with protein MNMAEQMVQLARASKEAGRVLARLSSAVKDDLLRHMADALEQNAEALISANENDLAAARDKGMAPAMVDRLVLDEKRIVAMAEGLREVAALPDPVGEITGMWRRPNGIQVGRMRIPLGVIGIIYESRPNVTADAAGLCLKSGNAVILRGGSEAIHSNTAIGDILRQQLEKLGLPKAALQVVPVTDRAAVLELLKLEEEIDLIIPRGGEGLIRFVSENSRIPVIKHYKGVCHTFIDASADFDMAERICVNAKVQRPGVCNAMETLLIHKDIAETFVPQIAAVMRSHGVELRGCPLTRSFAPQIKAATEEDWSAEFLDLILAVRVVDDMEEAIAHIQRYGSLHTETIVTRDYENSQRFLREVNSSVVMVNASSRFSDGNQLGLGAEIGISTTKLHSFGPMGLEDLTTRKFVVLGDGQVRA; from the coding sequence ATGAATATGGCAGAGCAGATGGTTCAACTGGCCCGCGCTTCCAAAGAGGCCGGGCGCGTTTTGGCGCGACTCTCTTCGGCCGTGAAGGACGATCTTTTGCGGCACATGGCCGACGCCCTGGAACAGAACGCCGAGGCCCTGATTTCCGCCAACGAGAACGACCTGGCCGCCGCCCGTGACAAGGGGATGGCCCCGGCCATGGTCGACCGGCTGGTGCTGGATGAAAAACGCATCGTCGCCATGGCGGAGGGCCTGCGCGAAGTGGCGGCCCTGCCCGATCCCGTCGGCGAGATCACCGGCATGTGGCGCCGACCCAACGGCATCCAGGTCGGCCGCATGCGCATCCCCCTGGGCGTCATCGGCATCATCTACGAATCGCGCCCCAATGTCACGGCGGACGCCGCCGGTCTCTGCCTGAAGAGCGGCAATGCCGTCATCCTGCGCGGCGGCTCTGAAGCCATTCACTCCAATACGGCCATCGGTGACATTCTGCGCCAGCAGCTGGAAAAACTGGGGCTGCCCAAGGCCGCTCTGCAGGTTGTCCCCGTGACCGACCGGGCCGCTGTGCTTGAACTGCTCAAGCTCGAAGAGGAAATCGACCTGATCATCCCCCGCGGCGGCGAAGGGCTCATCCGCTTCGTCAGCGAGAATTCCCGTATTCCGGTCATCAAACACTACAAGGGGGTCTGCCATACCTTTATCGACGCCAGCGCCGATTTTGACATGGCCGAGAGGATCTGCGTCAACGCCAAGGTACAGCGCCCCGGCGTCTGCAACGCCATGGAGACCCTGCTCATCCACAAGGACATCGCCGAGACCTTCGTGCCGCAGATTGCCGCCGTCATGCGTAGCCACGGCGTCGAACTGCGCGGCTGCCCCCTCACCCGTTCGTTTGCACCTCAGATCAAGGCCGCGACGGAGGAGGACTGGTCGGCGGAATTTCTCGATCTTATCCTCGCCGTGCGCGTGGTTGACGATATGGAGGAAGCCATCGCCCACATCCAGCGCTACGGCTCCCTGCACACCGAGACCATCGTCACCCGCGACTACGAGAACTCCCAGCGCTTTCTGCGCGAGGTCAATTCCAGCGTGGTCATGGTCAACGCCTCCTCCCGCTTCTCCGACGGCAACCAGCTGGGACTTGGCGCGGAAATCGGCATCTCCACCACCAAACTGCACTCTTTTGGTCCCATGGGGCTGGAAGATCTGACCACCCGGAAATTCGTCGTGCTGGGGGACGGGCAGGTCAGGGCCTAG
- the nadD gene encoding nicotinate-nucleotide adenylyltransferase, producing the protein MKIGILGGTFNPVHYAHLRIAEEVREVCGLDRILFLPAATPPHKEVAANIAFAHRLAMVQAAIADNPFFAASDLENRRPGKSYSVHTLEILREENPGDDFYFIIGMDSFRDLSTWKEYDRLFALAHLVVASRPGIACADPASLLPVAIRGDFCYHDSSKNLRHRSGNHVIFLEETFLDISSTDIRHLIANRRSIRYLLPPAAEEYIFKKRLYRG; encoded by the coding sequence ATGAAAATCGGCATTTTAGGGGGCACGTTCAACCCGGTTCATTACGCCCACCTGCGCATCGCCGAAGAGGTGCGGGAGGTCTGCGGCCTCGACCGTATCCTGTTTCTTCCCGCCGCCACCCCGCCCCACAAGGAGGTGGCGGCCAACATCGCCTTTGCCCATCGCCTGGCCATGGTCCAGGCCGCCATCGCCGACAACCCTTTTTTCGCAGCTTCCGATCTCGAGAACCGGCGTCCCGGCAAGAGCTATTCGGTCCACACCCTGGAGATTCTTCGCGAGGAAAACCCCGGGGATGACTTCTATTTCATCATTGGCATGGATTCCTTTCGGGACCTCTCCACCTGGAAGGAATATGACCGCCTCTTCGCGCTCGCCCACCTTGTGGTCGCCAGCCGTCCTGGCATTGCCTGCGCCGATCCAGCCAGCCTGCTTCCCGTTGCCATCCGGGGGGACTTCTGTTATCATGACTCCTCCAAAAACCTGAGGCATCGCAGCGGAAATCACGTCATTTTTCTGGAAGAGACGTTTCTGGATATCTCCTCCACCGACATCCGTCACCTGATCGCCAACAGACGCTCTATCCGCTACCTCCTGCCCCCCGCGGCGGAAGAATATATCTTCAAGAAACGCCTCTACCGAGGCTGA
- the rsfS gene encoding ribosome silencing factor, with product MQSKDRAILCAAYALEKKAVNVRILEVQGISTLTDYLVIASGSSDRQVQAIAESVHLGLKKEHATLPLGVEGMNEGRWVLIDYGDVMVHVFQENVREFYDLDGLWSEAAEIDIPEKYHWERKARNL from the coding sequence TTGCAATCCAAAGACCGCGCTATACTGTGTGCAGCCTACGCACTAGAAAAAAAGGCCGTCAACGTCCGAATTCTCGAAGTGCAGGGGATTTCCACCCTGACAGATTATCTGGTTATCGCTTCCGGTTCGTCCGATCGCCAGGTACAGGCCATCGCCGAATCGGTACACCTCGGTCTGAAAAAGGAGCATGCCACCCTGCCTCTCGGCGTGGAAGGCATGAACGAAGGCCGCTGGGTCCTTATCGATTACGGCGATGTCATGGTGCACGTCTTTCAGGAGAACGTCCGGGAGTTTTACGATCTGGACGGTCTGTGGTCCGAAGCCGCCGAAATCGACATCCCTGAGAAGTACCACTGGGAGCGCAAGGCCAGGAACCTGTGA